In a genomic window of Candidatus Binatia bacterium:
- a CDS encoding cupin domain-containing protein yields the protein MSSKVVPLSGASLDDAVLDEVRAEREDSLSGPDSPEGREMGRAVGANVAALRSERGIDLETMAARSGIRTDLLQALEAGQAVPSLRAVWHLATALEVPFGKLLANTMFSNVGDPDFRVQRHDRGRVIASADNRFRSRVLFLEGDPRAPEVYELTLEPGCFEAAEAHARDTFEHLTVIRGELVVRSGDSEARLKAGDTLFFRADVAHSYENPGSEPTLAHLVMSYAGIS from the coding sequence ATGTCGTCGAAGGTCGTGCCGCTGTCCGGGGCGTCTCTCGACGACGCCGTCCTCGACGAGGTCCGCGCCGAGCGTGAGGACTCGCTGAGCGGCCCGGACAGCCCCGAAGGACGCGAGATGGGTCGCGCGGTCGGTGCCAACGTCGCGGCGCTGCGCAGCGAGCGCGGCATCGACCTCGAGACGATGGCCGCGCGCAGCGGCATCCGGACCGACCTGCTGCAGGCGCTCGAAGCGGGGCAGGCGGTGCCGAGCCTGCGCGCCGTCTGGCACCTCGCGACCGCGCTCGAGGTCCCGTTCGGCAAGCTGCTCGCGAACACGATGTTCTCGAACGTCGGCGATCCCGACTTCCGCGTGCAGCGTCACGACCGCGGCCGCGTGATCGCGTCGGCGGACAATCGCTTCCGCTCGCGCGTGCTGTTCCTCGAGGGCGATCCGCGTGCGCCCGAGGTCTACGAGCTCACGCTCGAGCCAGGCTGCTTCGAGGCGGCGGAGGCGCACGCGCGCGACACCTTCGAGCACCTCACGGTCATCCGCGGCGAGCTCGTCGTGCGCTCGGGCGACTCCGAGGCGCGCTTGAAGGCGGGCGACACGCTGTTCTTCCGCGCCGACGTGGCGCACAGCTACGAGAACCCCGGCTCCGAGCCGACGCTCGCGCACCTCGTGATGAGCTACGCGGGCATCTCCTGA
- the tadA gene encoding tRNA adenosine(34) deaminase TadA has translation MAAADDEAWMEIALDEARRASDADEVPVGAVVVLEGRELARAHNAPITLCDPTAHAEVLALRAAARAVGAYRLPGAVLYATVEPCAMCLGAALHARVERIVYGAADPKGGAAGSVVDLSDVAAFNHRVAVTGGVLAERSAKLLRDFFAARRPRSARRATSAAPVAAAADEG, from the coding sequence ATGGCCGCCGCCGACGACGAAGCGTGGATGGAGATCGCCCTCGACGAGGCGCGACGTGCCTCGGACGCGGACGAGGTGCCGGTCGGCGCCGTGGTGGTGCTCGAGGGGCGCGAGCTCGCGCGCGCCCACAACGCGCCGATCACGCTGTGCGACCCGACGGCGCACGCCGAGGTCCTCGCCCTGCGCGCCGCCGCGCGTGCGGTCGGCGCGTACCGTCTGCCGGGAGCCGTGCTCTACGCGACGGTCGAGCCGTGCGCGATGTGTCTCGGTGCCGCGCTGCACGCGCGCGTCGAGCGGATCGTGTACGGCGCGGCCGATCCGAAGGGCGGGGCGGCCGGCTCGGTCGTCGATCTCAGCGACGTCGCCGCGTTCAACCACCGCGTCGCGGTCACCGGCGGCGTCCTCGCCGAGCGCTCGGCGAAGCTGCTGCGCGACTTCTTCGCCGCACGTCGTCCGAGGTCCGCTCGGCGCGCCACGTCGGCCGCGCCGGTTGCGGCTGCAGCCGACGAAGGTTAG
- a CDS encoding acyl-CoA dehydrogenase family protein, whose protein sequence is MAIDFTLSPELEQLRLRVRDFIERVVKPGEAKIGNRDDIERAEYIKILLGMREEAKAAGLWLPHMPKEWGGMGLGHVQLAMVQAEAAKSSYGPWVLNCQAPDEGNMHTLLHWGTDEQKEKYLRPLCEGRVMSCFAMTEPEVAGSDPTLIQTRAVREGDYWVINGHKWFISNARRASFAILIARTEENPDPPQAGNTAFIVDIPSEGWTRVREVETMHGATGHSEILIENLRVPAKNILGGRGQGHRLGQYRLGPARLAHCMRWIAQAEMALDMMVDRSLNRFAHGSLLADKQGIQWMIADSTMELYQAKLMVLHAAYKIDRGEDFVSEVSMAKHFVANALNRIIDRAIQVHGALGYSTDTPLAHMYQHARWARFADGADEVHQMRIAQRTIAAYKKDKSTRAATGNLPI, encoded by the coding sequence ATGGCGATCGATTTCACTCTGTCCCCCGAGCTCGAGCAGCTCCGGCTGCGCGTGCGCGACTTCATCGAGCGCGTCGTCAAGCCGGGCGAAGCGAAGATCGGCAACCGCGACGACATCGAGCGCGCGGAGTACATCAAGATCCTGCTCGGCATGCGCGAGGAGGCGAAGGCCGCCGGCCTCTGGCTGCCGCACATGCCCAAGGAATGGGGCGGCATGGGGCTCGGCCACGTGCAGCTCGCGATGGTGCAGGCCGAAGCCGCGAAGAGCTCGTACGGCCCCTGGGTGCTGAACTGTCAGGCGCCCGACGAGGGCAACATGCACACGCTGCTGCATTGGGGCACGGACGAGCAGAAGGAGAAGTACCTGCGCCCGCTCTGCGAGGGCCGGGTGATGAGCTGCTTCGCGATGACCGAGCCCGAGGTCGCGGGCTCCGACCCGACGCTCATCCAGACCCGCGCCGTGCGCGAGGGCGACTACTGGGTGATCAACGGGCACAAGTGGTTCATCTCGAACGCGCGCCGCGCGAGCTTCGCGATCCTGATCGCGCGCACCGAGGAAAACCCCGATCCGCCGCAGGCGGGCAACACCGCCTTCATCGTCGACATCCCGTCGGAGGGCTGGACGCGCGTGCGCGAGGTCGAGACCATGCACGGCGCGACCGGGCACTCCGAGATCCTCATCGAGAACCTGCGCGTCCCGGCGAAGAACATCCTCGGCGGACGCGGCCAGGGGCATCGCCTCGGCCAGTACCGCCTGGGTCCTGCGCGGCTCGCGCACTGCATGCGCTGGATCGCGCAGGCGGAGATGGCGCTCGACATGATGGTCGACCGCTCGCTGAACCGCTTCGCGCACGGCTCGCTGCTCGCCGACAAGCAAGGAATTCAGTGGATGATCGCCGACTCCACCATGGAGCTCTACCAGGCGAAGCTCATGGTGCTGCACGCGGCGTACAAGATCGATCGCGGCGAGGACTTCGTCTCCGAGGTGTCGATGGCGAAGCACTTCGTCGCCAACGCGCTGAACCGCATCATCGACCGCGCGATCCAGGTGCACGGCGCGCTCGGCTACTCGACCGACACCCCGCTCGCCCACATGTACCAGCACGCGCGCTGGGCACGCTTCGCGGACGGCGCCGACGAGGTGCACCAGATGCGCATCGCGCAGCGAACCATCGCCGCCTACAAGAAGGACAAGAGCACGCGCGCGGCGACCGGCAATCTGCCGATCTGA
- a CDS encoding MBL fold metallo-hydrolase, producing the protein MREIVSGVSTWSRLSEPHGYDFNGYLVHDASGNLCIDPVALEPDDAAEITRRGVRHILLTNRNHVRAANDVRRATGARTAIHPDDAAYARSQGAEIDDELHAGMRFGPLVVVAVPGKSPGEVALHWPERRILFVGDAVIGNPPGHCSLLRDKVMDDPQRLRRSVETLLALDFDTLLVGDGTPILTGAHERLAELVATFPPR; encoded by the coding sequence ATGCGGGAGATCGTCAGCGGCGTGTCCACGTGGTCACGGCTCTCGGAGCCGCACGGCTACGATTTCAACGGCTACCTGGTCCACGACGCGAGCGGCAACCTCTGCATCGACCCGGTCGCCCTCGAGCCGGACGACGCCGCCGAGATTACGCGCCGCGGCGTACGGCACATCCTGCTCACCAACCGCAACCACGTCCGCGCCGCGAACGACGTGCGCCGCGCGACCGGCGCGCGCACCGCAATCCATCCCGACGACGCCGCGTACGCGCGCAGCCAGGGCGCGGAGATCGACGACGAGCTGCACGCCGGCATGCGCTTCGGGCCGCTCGTGGTCGTCGCTGTACCCGGCAAGTCGCCCGGCGAGGTCGCGCTGCACTGGCCGGAGCGGCGCATCCTGTTCGTCGGCGACGCGGTGATCGGCAACCCGCCGGGGCACTGCTCGCTGCTGCGCGACAAGGTGATGGACGACCCGCAGCGGCTGCGGCGCAGCGTCGAGACGCTGCTCGCACTCGATTTCGACACCCTGCTCGTCGGCGACGGCACCCCGATTCTCACGGGCGCGCACGAGCGTCTCGCAGAGCTCGTCGCGACCTTCCCGCCCCGCTGA
- the ilvB gene encoding biosynthetic-type acetolactate synthase large subunit: MPSLPEPKTPERHPLAGTTMTGADMIVQVLADEGVNTVFGYSGGAILPTYDAIFRHNASRPKDEEIRLIVPATEQGAGFMAAGYARASGKVGVFIVTSGPGATNSVTPIRDCHADSVPVVLICGQVPRAAMGTDAFQEAPVFNIMSACAKHVFLVTDETKIEATVRTAFELARSGRPGPVVIDVPRDVQLSQGTFRGSGLLHLRGYDERQRLLRRATLPESLAKDFYRLLGESERPLIYAGGGVINAEAAAELRAFAQRFRIPVVTTLLGIGAIDTKDELSLHMLGMHGTAYANYAVEDCDFLFAVGARFDDRVAGKVKEFAPNAKIAHLDIDASEIGKVKGVDWAYVCDAKRGLAQLTRAGKNFRKDFSRWFAYVDGLRKAHPLNYNRESPQIQSEEVLSLLNEITGGEAIVATGVGQHQMWAAQYLDFRHPRHFLTSGSMGTMGFGLPAAIGAQLANPGKLVIDVDGDGSIRMNLGELETLTTYDIPVKVLLLNNYGDGMVRQWQDLFYANRYSGSDKTLHKKDFVRAAEADGFGFARRVTKREDLRKALEEFVSFDGPAFLEVITDQTAHVYPMIGPGMGYKDMITGKYITPRTKKDVVVDPNAGF; this comes from the coding sequence ATGCCGAGCCTGCCCGAGCCCAAGACGCCCGAGAGACATCCTCTCGCCGGGACCACCATGACCGGCGCGGACATGATCGTCCAGGTACTCGCGGACGAGGGCGTAAACACGGTATTCGGCTACAGCGGCGGAGCGATCCTCCCGACCTACGACGCGATCTTCCGGCACAACGCGAGCCGGCCGAAGGACGAGGAGATCCGCCTCATCGTCCCCGCCACCGAGCAGGGTGCGGGCTTCATGGCGGCGGGCTACGCGCGCGCGAGCGGCAAGGTCGGCGTGTTCATCGTCACCTCGGGTCCCGGCGCGACCAACTCGGTGACGCCGATCCGCGACTGCCACGCCGACTCGGTGCCGGTCGTTCTGATCTGCGGTCAGGTGCCGCGCGCCGCGATGGGCACCGACGCGTTCCAGGAAGCGCCGGTGTTCAACATCATGTCGGCCTGCGCGAAGCACGTCTTCCTGGTCACCGACGAGACCAAGATCGAGGCGACGGTGCGCACGGCGTTCGAGCTCGCGCGCAGCGGCCGCCCCGGTCCGGTCGTCATCGACGTCCCGCGTGACGTGCAGCTCAGCCAGGGCACGTTCCGCGGCTCCGGCCTGCTCCACCTGCGCGGCTACGACGAGCGGCAGCGCCTGCTGCGTCGCGCGACGCTCCCCGAGAGCCTGGCGAAGGACTTCTACAGGCTGCTCGGCGAGAGCGAGCGCCCGCTGATCTATGCGGGCGGCGGCGTCATCAACGCCGAGGCCGCCGCCGAGCTGCGCGCCTTCGCGCAGCGCTTCCGCATCCCGGTCGTGACGACGCTGCTCGGCATCGGCGCGATCGACACCAAGGACGAGCTGTCGCTGCACATGCTCGGCATGCACGGCACGGCCTACGCGAACTACGCGGTCGAGGACTGCGACTTCCTGTTCGCCGTCGGCGCGCGCTTCGACGACCGCGTCGCCGGCAAGGTCAAGGAGTTCGCGCCGAACGCGAAGATCGCGCACCTCGACATCGACGCGTCCGAGATCGGCAAGGTGAAGGGCGTCGACTGGGCGTACGTCTGCGATGCGAAGCGCGGGCTCGCGCAGCTGACGCGCGCGGGCAAGAACTTCCGCAAGGACTTCTCGCGCTGGTTCGCCTACGTCGACGGGCTGCGCAAGGCGCATCCGCTGAACTACAACCGCGAGTCGCCGCAGATTCAGTCCGAAGAGGTGCTCTCGCTCCTCAACGAGATCACCGGCGGCGAGGCGATCGTCGCGACCGGCGTCGGCCAGCACCAGATGTGGGCGGCGCAGTACCTCGACTTCCGCCACCCGCGGCACTTCCTGACCTCGGGCAGCATGGGCACGATGGGCTTCGGCCTGCCGGCCGCGATCGGCGCCCAGCTCGCGAACCCGGGCAAGCTGGTGATCGACGTCGACGGCGACGGCTCGATCCGCATGAACCTCGGCGAGCTCGAGACCCTCACCACCTACGACATCCCGGTGAAGGTCCTGCTGCTGAACAACTACGGCGACGGCATGGTCCGCCAGTGGCAGGACCTGTTCTACGCCAACCGCTACTCGGGCTCCGACAAGACGCTGCACAAGAAGGACTTCGTGCGCGCTGCGGAGGCGGACGGCTTCGGCTTCGCCCGTCGCGTGACCAAGCGCGAGGATCTGCGCAAGGCGCTCGAGGAGTTCGTCTCCTTCGACGGCCCCGCGTTCCTCGAGGTCATCACCGACCAGACGGCGCACGTCTACCCGATGATCGGTCCGGGCATGGGCTACAAGGACATGATCACCGGCAAGTACATCACGCCGCGCACGAAGAAGGACGTCGTCGTCGATCCGAACGCCGGCTTCTGA
- a CDS encoding nitroreductase family protein, with protein sequence MDLASTDRLLTTTRSVRKRLDFSRPVERSVIERCIEIALQAPTGGNMQDWHFVVVTDAAKRQALADLYRKGWEFYLKLERPPMAEDDPRTQQLPRIVDSAQYLTDHFHEAPVMIIPCIGGRVENMGVFAQASTYGSILPAVWSLMLALRSRGIGSAWTTIHLLHEKEAAQLLGIPDHVTQVALLPVAYFKGTDFKPAKRLPVSKVTHWDGW encoded by the coding sequence GTGGATCTGGCCTCGACCGATCGTCTGCTGACCACCACGCGCTCGGTGCGCAAGCGCCTCGACTTCTCGCGCCCGGTCGAGCGCTCGGTGATCGAGCGCTGCATCGAGATCGCGCTGCAGGCGCCGACCGGCGGCAACATGCAGGACTGGCACTTCGTCGTGGTGACCGACGCGGCGAAGCGGCAGGCGCTCGCGGACCTCTACCGCAAGGGCTGGGAGTTCTACCTCAAGCTCGAGCGCCCGCCGATGGCGGAGGACGATCCGCGCACGCAGCAGCTGCCGCGCATCGTCGATTCCGCGCAGTACTTGACGGATCACTTCCACGAAGCGCCGGTGATGATCATCCCGTGCATCGGCGGACGCGTGGAGAACATGGGCGTGTTCGCCCAGGCCTCGACCTACGGCTCGATCCTGCCGGCGGTGTGGTCGCTGATGCTCGCGCTGCGCAGCCGCGGCATCGGCAGCGCGTGGACCACGATCCACCTGCTGCACGAGAAGGAAGCGGCGCAGCTCCTCGGCATCCCGGACCACGTCACGCAGGTCGCGCTGCTGCCGGTCGCGTACTTCAAGGGCACGGACTTCAAGCCCGCGAAGCGCCTGCCGGTGAGCAAGGTGACGCACTGGGACGGCTGGTGA
- a CDS encoding MFS transporter, whose amino-acid sequence MSAKPQSTVASTPPSPGFLGESWRAWLALAVGVLAVSAHSALSLGMSPLLKPITDDLGWTRTQYATAMNFRMVLLMAVAPFAGQLVDRFGARVVLALGALAMGLGTLAFASVQSLGELYLISLLIGPGQACIGSVAGSALVLRMFQRRRGVAIGVLNGGDNLITSGVHVTTAALLVEVGWRGALSALGAGYLTLGALIYLVLRADEGGGQTRSARAGQGGSDRPAERAAGARRPASDGARLRDLPWSTPALWLLIVTYVLVYAFITSVGIHFPAFQRDLGRSPEVAAWIYGLSTMVGAFGSVACGWFTERWSARTALVLTVAGLAATSVVLWLPVGTTTYYGWAVVYGVMNASAVALLALVLNELFGAVQIGRLMGVAMVFCMAGTIAGNHFSAAMFDALGGYTEVWRVYTVAMLIALVPALALWRVGRVARRSALQGP is encoded by the coding sequence TTGTCCGCGAAGCCGCAGAGCACCGTTGCGTCCACGCCACCGTCGCCCGGCTTCCTCGGCGAGTCGTGGCGCGCGTGGCTCGCACTCGCCGTCGGCGTGCTCGCCGTCAGCGCGCACTCGGCGCTGTCGCTCGGCATGTCGCCGCTCTTGAAGCCGATCACCGACGACCTCGGCTGGACGCGCACGCAGTACGCGACCGCGATGAACTTCCGGATGGTTCTGCTGATGGCGGTCGCACCCTTCGCGGGACAGCTCGTCGACCGCTTCGGCGCGCGCGTCGTGCTGGCCCTGGGCGCGCTCGCGATGGGCCTCGGCACGCTGGCGTTCGCGTCCGTGCAGTCGCTCGGCGAGCTCTACCTGATCAGCCTGCTGATCGGACCCGGGCAGGCGTGCATCGGATCCGTTGCCGGCTCGGCGCTCGTGCTGCGCATGTTCCAGCGCCGACGCGGCGTCGCGATCGGCGTGCTCAACGGCGGCGACAACCTGATCACGAGCGGCGTGCACGTCACCACGGCGGCGCTGCTCGTCGAGGTCGGCTGGCGCGGCGCGCTGAGCGCGCTCGGCGCCGGATACTTGACGCTCGGCGCGCTGATCTACCTCGTGCTGCGCGCCGACGAGGGCGGCGGCCAGACGCGCAGCGCGCGGGCCGGGCAGGGCGGCTCCGACCGGCCTGCCGAGCGGGCGGCGGGCGCGCGACGACCCGCGTCGGACGGCGCGCGGCTGCGCGACCTGCCGTGGTCGACGCCGGCGCTCTGGCTGCTGATCGTGACCTACGTGCTGGTCTACGCCTTCATCACCTCGGTCGGCATCCACTTCCCGGCCTTCCAGCGCGACCTCGGGCGCAGCCCGGAGGTCGCGGCCTGGATCTACGGTCTGAGCACGATGGTCGGCGCCTTCGGCTCGGTCGCGTGCGGCTGGTTCACCGAGCGCTGGTCGGCGCGCACGGCGCTCGTCCTGACCGTCGCCGGGCTCGCCGCGACGTCGGTGGTGCTGTGGCTGCCGGTCGGGACCACGACCTACTACGGCTGGGCCGTCGTCTATGGTGTGATGAACGCGAGCGCGGTCGCGCTGCTCGCGCTGGTGCTGAACGAGCTCTTCGGCGCGGTGCAGATCGGCCGCTTGATGGGCGTCGCCATGGTGTTCTGCATGGCCGGCACGATCGCCGGGAACCACTTCTCGGCGGCGATGTTCGACGCCCTCGGTGGCTACACCGAGGTGTGGCGCGTCTACACCGTCGCGATGCTGATCGCGCTCGTGCCGGCGCTCGCGCTCTGGCGCGTCGGACGGGTCGCGAGGCGCTCCGCGTTGCAAGGGCCGTGA
- the aceE gene encoding pyruvate dehydrogenase (acetyl-transferring), homodimeric type encodes MDIAPQRDVDPPETDAWLKSFAQVIRGEGEDRARLLLSRMIEYGQRHGIITPFTANTPYVNTIPLDEQPVYPGDRDLERRIKNQIRWNAMAMVVRANRHSGGIGGHISTYASLSTLLEVGFNHFFRAHTEDGPGDFVYLQGHSAPGVYARAFLEGRISLRQLDNFRRELAPGGGLSSYPHPWLMPDFWEFPTVSMGLSAICSIYQARFNRYLHARGLADTSRSRVWAFLGDGEMDEPESMGAITLASRERLDNLIWVVNCNLQRLDGPVRGNGKIIQELEAAFRGAGWNVIKVIWGDDWDPLLERDETGLLVRRMGEVPDGQYQKYSVSSGDYIRKDFFGKYPELLKLVENVTDAKLQRMRRGGHDPEKVYAAYARAVEYNGAPTVVLAKTIKGYGLGAAGEGRNFSHQAKKLKGTELRDFRDRLGIPISDRDLEEVPFYRPADDTEEIRYLQERRAALGGPVPRRIVRAHPLPKVPREIFDEFRTEASGRDVATTQVTVAMLRRLMSDPTIGRLVVPIVPDEARTFGMDALFRKFGIYSSQGQIYEPVDSDVVAFYREAQDGQLLEEGITEAGSMASFVAAATAYAAHGVNTIPFFFFYSMFGFQRIGDLIWLNADARGRGFLIGATAGRTTLAGEGLQHQDGHSHVLASSVPTVRAYDPAYAYEIAVIVEDGIRRMYVDGEDIFYYLTVYNEAYEQLPMPEGVEEGILRGLYKLRPASVDAPLRVHLFGSGSILPEALRAQELLAARGVAADVWSVTSYNELRRDALAVERWNMLHPLETPRVPYVRQVLEAEPWPVIAVSDYVKTLPLTLTPYVPDGLHALGTDGFGRSDAREDLRRFFEVDAESICVAALHELARREEIEPQRVQDAIVEFGIDPEKPDPAVS; translated from the coding sequence ATGGACATCGCTCCGCAGCGTGACGTGGACCCACCCGAGACCGACGCGTGGCTCAAGTCCTTCGCGCAGGTCATTCGTGGCGAGGGCGAGGACCGCGCGCGGCTGCTGCTCTCGCGGATGATCGAGTACGGCCAGCGGCACGGCATCATCACGCCGTTCACCGCCAACACGCCGTACGTCAACACGATCCCGCTCGACGAGCAGCCGGTCTACCCCGGCGACCGCGACCTCGAGCGGCGCATCAAGAACCAGATCCGCTGGAACGCGATGGCGATGGTCGTCCGCGCCAACCGGCACTCGGGCGGCATCGGCGGACACATCTCGACCTACGCGTCGCTCTCGACGCTGCTCGAGGTCGGCTTCAACCACTTCTTCCGCGCCCACACCGAGGACGGGCCGGGCGACTTCGTCTACCTGCAGGGTCACTCGGCGCCCGGCGTCTACGCGCGCGCGTTTCTCGAGGGACGCATCTCGCTGCGCCAGCTCGACAACTTCCGCCGTGAGCTCGCCCCCGGCGGCGGACTCAGCTCCTACCCGCACCCCTGGCTGATGCCGGACTTCTGGGAGTTCCCGACCGTCTCGATGGGGCTCTCGGCGATCTGCTCGATCTACCAGGCGCGCTTCAACCGCTACCTGCACGCGCGCGGCCTCGCCGACACCTCGCGCAGCCGCGTGTGGGCGTTCCTCGGCGACGGCGAGATGGACGAGCCCGAGAGCATGGGCGCGATCACCCTCGCCTCCCGCGAGCGGCTCGACAACCTGATCTGGGTCGTCAACTGCAACCTGCAGCGCCTCGACGGTCCGGTGCGCGGCAACGGCAAGATCATCCAGGAGCTCGAGGCCGCGTTCCGCGGCGCCGGCTGGAACGTCATCAAGGTCATCTGGGGCGACGACTGGGATCCGCTGCTCGAGCGCGACGAGACCGGCCTGCTCGTGCGCCGCATGGGCGAGGTGCCCGACGGTCAATACCAGAAGTACAGCGTCTCGTCGGGCGACTACATCCGCAAGGACTTCTTCGGGAAGTACCCCGAGCTGCTGAAGCTCGTCGAGAACGTCACCGACGCGAAGCTGCAGCGCATGCGCCGCGGCGGCCACGACCCGGAGAAGGTCTACGCCGCCTACGCCCGGGCCGTGGAGTACAACGGCGCGCCCACCGTGGTCCTCGCCAAGACCATCAAGGGCTACGGCCTCGGCGCCGCCGGCGAAGGCCGCAACTTCAGCCATCAAGCAAAGAAGCTCAAGGGCACCGAGCTGCGCGACTTCCGCGACCGCCTCGGCATCCCGATCAGCGACCGGGACCTCGAGGAGGTGCCCTTCTACCGCCCGGCCGACGACACCGAGGAGATCCGCTACCTGCAGGAGCGTCGCGCGGCGCTCGGCGGCCCGGTGCCGAGGCGCATCGTGCGCGCGCACCCGCTGCCGAAGGTGCCGCGCGAGATCTTCGACGAGTTCCGCACCGAGGCGAGCGGTCGCGACGTCGCGACCACGCAGGTCACGGTCGCGATGCTGCGCCGGTTGATGAGCGATCCGACGATCGGCCGGCTCGTCGTGCCGATCGTGCCGGACGAGGCGCGCACGTTCGGCATGGACGCGCTGTTCCGCAAGTTCGGCATCTACTCGTCGCAGGGACAGATCTACGAGCCGGTCGACTCCGACGTCGTCGCCTTCTACCGCGAAGCCCAGGACGGGCAGCTCCTCGAGGAGGGCATCACCGAGGCGGGCTCGATGGCGTCGTTCGTCGCGGCGGCGACCGCCTACGCCGCGCACGGCGTCAACACCATCCCGTTCTTCTTCTTCTACTCGATGTTCGGCTTCCAGCGGATCGGCGACCTGATCTGGCTGAACGCCGACGCCCGCGGAAGGGGCTTCCTGATCGGCGCGACGGCCGGCCGCACGACGCTCGCCGGCGAAGGCCTGCAGCACCAGGACGGCCACAGCCACGTGCTCGCGAGCTCGGTGCCGACGGTCCGGGCCTACGACCCGGCCTACGCCTACGAGATCGCGGTCATCGTCGAGGACGGCATCCGACGGATGTACGTCGACGGCGAGGACATCTTCTACTACTTGACGGTCTACAACGAGGCGTACGAGCAGCTGCCGATGCCGGAAGGCGTCGAGGAAGGCATCCTGCGGGGCCTCTACAAGCTGCGACCGGCGAGCGTCGACGCGCCGCTGCGCGTGCACCTCTTCGGCAGCGGCTCGATCCTACCCGAGGCGCTGCGCGCGCAGGAGCTGCTCGCCGCGCGCGGCGTCGCCGCCGACGTCTGGAGCGTCACCAGCTACAACGAGCTGCGCCGCGACGCGCTCGCGGTCGAGCGCTGGAACATGCTGCACCCGCTCGAGACGCCGCGCGTCCCCTACGTTCGTCAGGTGCTCGAAGCCGAGCCGTGGCCGGTCATCGCGGTGAGCGACTACGTCAAGACGCTGCCGCTGACCCTCACGCCGTACGTGCCGGACGGTCTGCACGCGCTCGGCACCGACGGCTTCGGCCGCAGCGACGCGCGCGAGGATCTGCGGCGCTTCTTCGAGGTCGACGCGGAGTCGATCTGCGTCGCCGCCCTGCACGAGCTCGCGCGGCGCGAGGAGATCGAGCCGCAGCGCGTGCAGGACGCGATCGTCGAGTTCGGCATCGACCCGGAGAAGCCCGACCCCGCCGTGTCGTGA
- a CDS encoding EthD domain-containing protein, giving the protein MLKLVFCLTRLPHLTREEFQRYWRETHAPLVRRHAETLRIQRYVQLHSLPASDPLNEALRASRGGPEGYDGIAELWWRSAEDLAAATATEEGRAASLELLEDEKRFIDLARSPLWLAHENEVIRQR; this is encoded by the coding sequence ATGCTGAAGCTGGTCTTCTGCCTGACGCGGCTGCCGCACCTCACCCGCGAGGAGTTCCAGCGCTACTGGCGCGAGACGCACGCGCCGCTCGTCCGGCGTCACGCCGAGACGCTGCGCATCCAGCGCTACGTGCAGCTGCACTCCCTGCCGGCGTCCGACCCGCTGAACGAGGCGCTGCGCGCGTCGCGCGGCGGCCCCGAGGGCTACGACGGCATCGCCGAGCTGTGGTGGCGCAGCGCCGAGGACCTCGCCGCCGCGACGGCCACCGAAGAAGGTCGCGCCGCCTCGCTCGAGCTGCTCGAGGACGAGAAGCGCTTCATCGACCTCGCGCGCTCGCCGCTCTGGCTCGCGCACGAGAACGAGGTCATCCGGCAGCGCTGA